The Corylus avellana chromosome ca11, CavTom2PMs-1.0 genome contains the following window.
ATTTAatctgattttttgtttttcatatttttggggtttttgtggAAAAAGATGTTGTCGAAAGTTGAAGCTGGGAAGAAGATTAGTGAGGATTCAGGTAATGCGAAGTTGTTGAATGAGATTGAAGCTATAAGCAAAGCCCTATACGTGGATAAAAACCCATCTAGGAGTTTGATTTCTAGGGCCAATACTCGGTCCAAATCAACCGGAAAAACCCACTTACCAGATCCCAAGTCAAAGCTTAAACTTGGTGAGGAGGACTCATCACGCAAGGACAAGAAGTCCATTTGGAATTGGAGGCCATTGAGGGCCCTTTCCCATATCCGAAATCGTAGGTTTAACTGTCGTTTTTCTCTACTAGTCCATTCCGTCGAAGGGTTACCCTCAAGTTTTAATGATGTTAGTCTTTGTGTGCATTGGAAGAGGCGGGATGGGGTCTTGGTCACGCGTCCATCGAAGGTTTTTCTAGGCATCACAGAGTTTGAAGAGAAATTGACTCATACATGCTCTGTTTATGGTAGTAGGAGTGGACCGCACCATTCAGCAAAGTATGAGGCGAAACATTTTTTGCTCTATGCTTCTGTGTATGGTGCGCCGGAACTTGATTTGGGGAAGCATCGGATTGATCTCACAAGGCTGCTGCCCCTGACTTTGGAGGAATTAGAGGAGGAGAAGAGCTCAGGGACGTGGACAACGAGTTTTAAATTGTCAGGAAAGGCTAAAGGTGCTATGATGAATGTTAGTTTTGGGTATTTAGTGATTGGTGATAATCCCGGTGCACCTGGAAATCCTGAGGTGTTGAGTTCAAGGCAGAATAGTCGGAGTATGGCTAAAGCAGAGATGAAACTTGGTCAAGGTGGTGGCTGGAGCAGAATGCACCGTGCTGAAAGTCTTCCTGGCATAACAAACCAACTGTATCGTGCTGCATCACGGTCGGTGGAGAACATAAAAGATCTTCATGAGGTTTTGCCAATATCAAGGTCGGAACTTGCCAGTTCAGTGGATATTCTATATAGAAAATTTGATGAAGACATGTTGGATTGTCCAGTTGATAAGCCTGAACTTAATGCTTTTACTGAACATATTGAACCCGCCAGACCAAATTTGAATCCCTTGTCTGACTCTGGTAAAGAAATTGTTGAAACTGAGTGTGAATATGACGAGTTTTCTGTAATTGAACAGGGCATAGAATTGTCATCAAAGGAGTCTCTGGAATCGGAGGAAGTAGTTGTAAAGGCTGCCAATGTTGCTTCAGTAGAAAGTCCTGACATTGAAGTTGACGCTGGTGTACAGGTAGCATTTGAGGTGAGCACTGAGCTTGATCCCAAGGATGAGGAAACTGGTAGATGTGACAATGAGCTTGCATTACATGAATGTGCTTCAAATGAGGATGACATATGCACCAAAGAAGCACTCATGAGAGAGTTAGAGTCAGCTTTAAATAATGTGTCAGAATTGGAGACAGCAGCACTAGAATCTCCAGAAGACCATGAAAACTACATGGAGTTTGAATCGGATTATAAAACAAATAGTAAAGGAAAGTCACTTAGCTTAGATGATGATACTGAATCCATTGCAAGTGAGTTCTTAAACATGCTGGCAATAGAACATAATTCGTTTGGCTTGAGTTCTGAGAGTGAGGCTGAATCCCCAAGGGAGCGTCTGTTAAGACAATTTGAGGAGGAGGCCCTTGCTGGGGGCTGttctttgtttgattttgatgtaGGCAGTGGGGACCAAGCAGAAGGTGACTACAATGCTCCAACTGGCTCTGTGTGGGGAAACTTGTCTGagggttttgaattttcatCGGTGATTCAAGATGTGGAAAAGGAGCATCAGATAGCAACTCAGGCAGAGAGCAGCAAAACAAGAGCCAAAATACTGGAAGACCTGGAAACAGAAGCCTTAATGCGTGAATGGGGCTTGAATGAGAATGCTTTTCAACATTCTCCACCAAAAAGTTCTGATGGATTTGGAAGCCCAATTAATTCACCTCCTGAAGGGCCAGTTGAATTGCCTCCTCTTGGAGAAGGGTTAGGTCCTTTTCTTCAGACAAAAAATGGAGGTTTTGTTCGGTCTATGAGTCCCTCTGTTTTCAGCAATGCAAAAAACGGTGGGAGCCTGATTATGCAGGTTTCTAGTCCAGTCGTCATACCTGCAGAAATGGGTTCTGAGATAATGGAGATATTGCAGTGTTTGGCCTCAGTGGGAATTGAAAAGCTTTCTATGCAGGCCAATAAGTTGATGCCTTTGGAAGATATCACCGGAAAGACAATACAGCAAGTGGCATGGGAGGCAGCATATACTCTGGAGGGATCTGAGAGGTTTGTGAGACCAGTTTTAATTTTCTTGGGAGTCATATACTTGGCCTTTCTTTCTATTTGATGTCTTTTGGTCAAATGCTATCTTGATTGTACATTATCTCTTCTTGGCGCAGGCAACCTTTATTGCAGCATGAAACGGTGGTTGAACAAGAGATGTTTGGTGGGCAAAAGAGAGTTAGCAGGAGGTCAGCCGAACCCAGGTCTAATAACTCTAGTTCTGTCTCAATAGGCAATAAAATGGGGTCGGAATATGTCTCTCTAGAAGATCTTGCACCTTTAGCTATGGATAAGATTGAAGCACTTTCAATGGAAGGGTTGAGAATACAATCCGGGATGTCAGATGAAGATGCACCTGCAAACATCAGTGCAAAGTCAATTGGGGATGTTTCGGCCCTTCAGGGCAAGGGGATTAACATCAGTGGGTCCGTAGGTTTGGAGGGAGCTGCTGGATTGCAATTGTTGGACATAGAAGATGGTGGCGATGATGTTGATGGATTAATGAGCCTCTCATTAAGTCTTGATGAATGGATGAGGTTGGATTCTGGTgaaattgatgatgatgattgtaTCAGTGAACGCACTTCTAAAATCCTTGCTGCCCATCATGCTAACTCATTGGACTTGATCCGTGGAGGTTCGAAGGGAGAGAGAAGACGNNNNNNNNNNNNNNNNNNNNNNNNNNNNNNNNNNNNNNNNNNNNNNNNNNNNNNNNNNNNNNNNNNNNNNNNNNNNNNNNNNNNNNNNNNNNNNNNNNNNGATCCACTACGAAATTATGAGCCTGTTGGTGCACCAATGCTTGCTCTTATTCAAGTAGAGAGAGTATTTGTCCCGCCAAAGCCAAAAATATACAGCACAGTTTCAGAAGTAAGGAACAGTAATGAGGACGACGAGTCTGAGTCAGCAGTAGTGGAAACAAAGCAcgaaacaaaagaagagaaaacatcTGAAGAGGAGGGCATTCCTCAGTTTAAAATCACCGAAGTCCATGTTGCCGGTTTGAAGACTGAGCCTGCAAAGAAGAAGCTTTGGGGTACCTCGACCCAGCAGCAATCTGGTTCCCGCTGGTTGGTTGCTAATGGAATGGGGAAGAACAATAAGCATCCCTTTATGAAGTCAAAGGCTGTTGCTAAGTCCGCCGCCCCGGCGACAATGAAGGTGCAACCTGGTGATACCTTGTGGAGCATCTCATCTCGTGTTCATGGTACTGGAGCTAAATGGAAGGATTTGGCAGCATTAAATCCACATATACGAAACCCCAATATTATCTTACCAAATGAAACTATCAGGCTGCGATGAGTGGAACATGTAATTTGGATCTTGCCTGTGATTGGTTTCAGCTTCGATAGGAGGCAAAGGTTGGTGAGTTTTGATTGTGGGGTGTTCTCTTGTATCTACTTCAAATATGGTCATCCAATACGTATACATGCACTACGAGATAAAAGATGAATGGTTTTGCTCTATCttcgtttttcttttgtaaatccATTTGTAATTATGCATGTTTGAAGGAATGGTATTTTCTTTGACAGTAGCTAGTACTTGCATGCAAGAATAATACAGAAGTTGTGGACTTTGTAGAAGAGAGGTGTTTCAATTGCTtttcatttgcatttttttttgtggccaGCCTCTGGATTCAGTGTgctgaagaatgaagatgaagaGAATTTGTATTGCAGAAACTTTGATGCGTTTCTTTCCCTCTTGTCTTCTGTCCTTtgttcctttctttctttctttctttctttcttctttcttttgtttttttctaaaaaaaaaaaaataaattatgaaatgATAGTGTCATCAAATGAGGTCTTAGACTCTTTGTATGTAGTTACGACGGTAATAGTTTTTGTGGCTAATGTGAGAATTTTGACCTTATTATAAGTTTTGGGAAATAAGCTTTAGACCCCTAAACTACTATCACTTTTGTACTTAACTACTTATGccaccaaattttaaaaaatgacacgtggaccctcaaactactattccGTGTCAAATAAGTCATTTCGTAAGCAATTGGCATATAAAAGACGAAAAAGCAGTCATGTGAGATGTGTGTGACTATTTTTGCATTTAACttccaaaaatgcccttaaattTTGTCATGCCAACTAAATAAAATCCTAGGGTCTAACATAGTAACACT
Protein-coding sequences here:
- the LOC132165716 gene encoding protein PLASTID MOVEMENT IMPAIRED 1-RELATED 1-like (The sequence of the model RefSeq protein was modified relative to this genomic sequence to represent the inferred CDS: added 73 bases not found in genome assembly) is translated as MLSKVEAGKKISEDSGNAKLLNEIEAISKALYVDKNPSRSLISRANTRSKSTGKTHLPDPKSKLKLGEEDSSRKDKKSIWNWRPLRALSHIRNRRFNCRFSLLVHSVEGLPSSFNDVSLCVHWKRRDGVLVTRPSKVFLGITEFEEKLTHTCSVYGSRSGPHHSAKYEAKHFLLYASVYGAPELDLGKHRIDLTRLLPLTLEELEEEKSSGTWTTSFKLSGKAKGAMMNVSFGYLVIGDNPGAPGNPEVLSSRQNSRSMAKAEMKLGQGGGWSRMHRAESLPGITNQLYRAASRSVENIKDLHEVLPISRSELASSVDILYRKFDEDMLDCPVDKPELNAFTEHIEPARPNLNPLSDSGKEIVETECEYDEFSVIEQGIELSSKESLESEEVVVKAANVASVESPDIEVDAGVQVAFEVSTELDPKDEETGRCDNELALHECASNEDDICTKEALMRELESALNNVSELETAALESPEDHENYMEFESDYKTNSKGKSLSLDDDTESIASEFLNMLAIEHNSFGLSSESEAESPRERLLRQFEEEALAGGCSLFDFDVGSGDQAEGDYNAPTGSVWGNLSEGFEFSSVIQDVEKEHQIATQAESSKTRAKILEDLETEALMREWGLNENAFQHSPPKSSDGFGSPINSPPEGPVELPPLGEGLGPFLQTKNGGFVRSMSPSVFSNAKNGGSLIMQVSSPVVIPAEMGSEIMEILQCLASVGIEKLSMQANKLMPLEDITGKTIQQVAWEAAYTLEGSERQPLLQHETVVEQEMFGGQKRVSRRSAEPRSNNSSSVSIGNKMGSEYVSLEDLAPLAMDKIEALSMEGLRIQSGMSDEDAPANISAKSIGDVSALQGKGINISGSVGLEGAAGLQLLDIEDGGDDVDGLMSLSLSLDEWMRLDSGEIDDDDCISERTSKILAAHHANSLDLIRGGSKGERRRGKGSSRKCGLLGNNFTVALMVQLRDPLRNYEPVGAPMLALIQVERVFVPPKPKIYSTVSEVRNSNEDDESESAVVETKHETKEEKTSEEEGIPQFKITEVHVAGLKTEPAKKKLWGTSTQQQSGSRWLVANGMGKNNKHPFMKSKAVAKSAAPATMKVQPGDTLWSISSRVHGTGAKWKDLAALNPHIRNPNIILPNETIRLR